The window TTTAATTTTTCTTAAGAAATACTCAAAGTTCTTTTGATTTTCGCTACTTTGTTGAGATTTATTTACAGGATGAACAAGATGGTAATTTACTATCGAAAAATTTCTTTTTATTTTAACACCCGATTTGCCTAACCTGTATCCCAAATCTGTATCCTCAAGACCCCAACCTGTAAAATTTTCATCAAACATATTGACAGCTATCAAGTCTTGCCTGCGTGCCGAAGAATTTCCGGTACTGAAAGTTATTCGTTCTATAAGCTGACCGAATATAAGGCGTGCAATTTTTTTAGCCGGTTCATAGGGTTCAGGTATTGAATCCCCATCAATCCTACGGTAGTCTGATTCTGTTAAGCCATTTAAATAAAACTGTTCAAGGACTTCTTCCGGATATTCTACATTATTTCTTTGTCCAACTATAGCAAAACGCCCATTTTTATGGCTCATTACATGTTTTGATATAAAGTCACTGCAAGGTATCCTGTCATCATCAAGAAAAATAACAATTTCACCGGATGCCTTGAGAATACCGGAGTTTCGTGCCTTTGAACGTCCAACGTTTTCAGAGTGAATTATTTGTATTGTTTCAAAACCCAGCTTCAACTTTTTAAAATCACAAAGCACTTTCTCTGAACAACCGTCAAATATTACTATAACCTCTACAGTTTCATCAACCTGAGATTCCAGAGCCTTTAGAATCAAGCGGAGCCTTGAAAGCTTATTCATTGTAGGAATTACAATACTAGCTTTTTTCATATGCTTACTCCCTCTGTAGTTTTCTTTTTAAGACTAGCTTCTCAGCTTTTTAAGGTAGTCGAAGCCTACTTTCCATAGGTTCTCACTTAAAACCTTCTTGAGGGATTCAATAAAGTAATCTACTTGTTCTCTGTTAATAATAAGGCTTGGTGTAATAAGTATCTGGCTTGAATCATGTGGAGGTGTGTTAAGCAGAATACTGTAGTCCTTGAGCATTGAGGTTATTACAGAACCTGTAACAAACTTTTCTACCAAATCCGTTCCAGTACTTGAGAAAAATTTAACTATCTTTTCTGCCCTTGAATGGAAAATAATACATGCCAATAGTCCAACTCCACGAACATCAGCTACTATATCAGGAAATTCCTTTTTGACTTCCTGAAGTCTTGATAATAGATATTTACCCATTTCTTCTGAATTTTCCAGAAGTTTCTCATCTCTGATAATATTCAGCACTTCAATTGCAGAAACTACCTCTTCCCCAAAACCGTTATATGTAGTGGAGTGAAGTGTTGCTTCATTCATCTTTGAATATGCCTTATTAAATATCTTTGGTCTTGTAATAAATCCTGCAAAAGTGGCCTTTCCACCACCAAATGCCTTTGAGAAGGAACAAATGTCAGGACAAATTCCATAATGCTCAAAGCCAAACATTTTTCCCGTCCTTCCGAAGCCTGTAAACACCTCATCCATAATAAGTACGATGTCATACTTGTCACAGATCCTGCGAACCTCTTCATAATAGCTTTTATCAGGTATAACGACACCTTCGGAACGAATTGCCTCTATTATAAATGTACCTATTTTAGTTGAATTTTTACCGGTTTTATTTTCTTCAATAACTCGTTTGAAATCTTGGATATCCCCATACTTTATCATTATACAGTTTTCTGTCTTATTGAAATGATCATTTTGATGCTTTTCAGATCCGGATAATGTAAGTGTTGCATGAGTCTTGCCGTGAAAGGATATATCCGTATAAACAACGGTTTTCCTTGACATACCACTATATTTTTCTGCAAGCTTAAGAGCTCCCTCATTAGCCTCGGCACCACTATTGCAAAAGAACATAACTTCAAGGTCTTCAGGAAAAATAAGTGAAAGATTATTGCAAAGTACTCCTTGATACGGCGATGGGAAAAATTTCCATGATTCCAATCTCTTTTCTTCTGCCCATTTTTTTCTCACTTCTATTATTCTCGGATGGTTATGTCCCGCAACCAACATTCCCAAGTGTCCCGTCATATCAAGAACTTTACGTCCATCTCTTAAGGTAACATACATTCCGCTTGCTTCTACAGGTATTGAATCGGCAAAGCCAAGCATTGAAAGTGTTTTTCCCAGTTGGCTTGAAATGTGCTTTTTAAATAATCTCAGGTTTTCTTTCTCTGTCATATTATGTGCATCTTCAATTGTTAAAAAATTCTTATCCTCGTACATTTTCTAACTCCCCCTTGTTATATATTATTAAAATTTTATGACTTAAAAAAATAGTTTGGCATATTTTAAAATTCCCTGGTTCCAAACAACATTATTGCTTGCCCCCGGTTTATTCCCAATTTTGTTCCTATTTTCAAGATACCAGCGGTAATTTCTTACCAGCGAATCCTTATTTGAGTGTTTTGGCTTATAGCCAAGCTTCTTTTCTGCCTTTTCAATAGAAACATAGTAGTTTCTGTTGAGTTTTAGATACAGCCTTTTATAAAAAGGCGAAAGCTTTAATTTCTCAAGAATATTCAGAATAAAGAACATTGGCTTTGCAGGAAAACATTTTATCTTTTTGTTAAAGCCTGCC of the Ruminiclostridium papyrosolvens DSM 2782 genome contains:
- a CDS encoding glycosyltransferase → MKKASIVIPTMNKLSRLRLILKALESQVDETVEVIVIFDGCSEKVLCDFKKLKLGFETIQIIHSENVGRSKARNSGILKASGEIVIFLDDDRIPCSDFISKHVMSHKNGRFAIVGQRNNVEYPEEVLEQFYLNGLTESDYRRIDGDSIPEPYEPAKKIARLIFGQLIERITFSTGNSSARRQDLIAVNMFDENFTGWGLEDTDLGYRLGKSGVKIKRNFSIVNYHLVHPVNKSQQSSENQKNFEYFLRKIKGDKASIWMAKFLNKLIYR
- a CDS encoding aspartate aminotransferase family protein — protein: MYEDKNFLTIEDAHNMTEKENLRLFKKHISSQLGKTLSMLGFADSIPVEASGMYVTLRDGRKVLDMTGHLGMLVAGHNHPRIIEVRKKWAEEKRLESWKFFPSPYQGVLCNNLSLIFPEDLEVMFFCNSGAEANEGALKLAEKYSGMSRKTVVYTDISFHGKTHATLTLSGSEKHQNDHFNKTENCIMIKYGDIQDFKRVIEENKTGKNSTKIGTFIIEAIRSEGVVIPDKSYYEEVRRICDKYDIVLIMDEVFTGFGRTGKMFGFEHYGICPDICSFSKAFGGGKATFAGFITRPKIFNKAYSKMNEATLHSTTYNGFGEEVVSAIEVLNIIRDEKLLENSEEMGKYLLSRLQEVKKEFPDIVADVRGVGLLACIIFHSRAEKIVKFFSSTGTDLVEKFVTGSVITSMLKDYSILLNTPPHDSSQILITPSLIINREQVDYFIESLKKVLSENLWKVGFDYLKKLRS